The genomic window AGTTAACAATTAGCAAGTTACAGATTTAATGTAAAAAAAAACAGATTCCAGATTAGAGGTTTAACCTTCTTAATCTGAAATCTGAAATCTGAAATCTGAAATCTGAAATCTGAAATCTGAACTAAAACTTAACCGAAACTTTTTCAGAAACTAATTTATCGTCTTTGTAATATTCAAAAAACCATTGATTGTCTTTGGCATTTAGAGTACCTTGAACACCGTTCTTTATAGCAATAAAAGAGTCTGCTCTAGAAGTTTTCAATAATTTCATCACCACTTTTGGCGTTTTATCAATTAATTGGAAACCATTTTCTGTGGGTTGGGCGTATAGCAAATTCGGATCTGTTACTGAAGCAACAGGAGGTGAAACAACTACTGGAACGACAGCAACTGTTGGCACAATTGCTACAGAAGGCGACACGGATTTTGTATTTAAACTTACGCCTCCATTGTAATTGTATTGCAAATCATTAACAAATACAAAAGCATTATTTAACGATTCTTTATAAGCCGATTCAAAATCTTTTTCTCTACTTTTTCCAATTTCAGACTGGAAAACAAGTTTATTATTACAATCTCTGAAAGTGACAAATAATTTGGTTACCATAAAAGAATTGTCTTTTTTTACATCTATATACAACAAACTACATCTATCATTCAATTCAGCAGGAATTTGTTCATTGTTGTAATAAGCCGAAAACCCTGCTTTTTCCAAATTATACTTTGTCAAAGTTTGCAGTCGATATTGATTTTCAACATTTTGAAAATCATATTTAGTGGGTATAATTACTGCTTTATAATCATTAACCGATTGCGAAAAAGTAATGAAAGAAGTGAGAATAATAAGGAGCAAAAATTTAATTTTCATAATTATAAATATTTTTTAAGTTCTAATAAATGGTTTATTTGCTTGATACTTTCTGGAGCTTTTATTTTTTTGTCATTAAAGAAAATAGCATCTAAACCTGCATTCAAAGCACCATTAACATCAGCATCCAGACAATCACCAATCATAATACAATTTTCTTTAGATGCTTGAGCCCAATTAATAGCATAATCAAAGATACCACTATTTGGCTTTTTAACGCCTGCTAAATCTGAATTTGTTATTGTATTAAAATATCCCGAAAGGGCTGCATTATTTATTTTTTTGTCCTGCACATGGGCAAAACCATTGGTAATAATATGCAACTTATATTTTGGTTTCAAATACTCTAAAACTTCTATTGCCCCATCAAAAAGATGGTTATTATCGGTTAGAAATTCAATATAATCGTTGGCAATTTGATGAATATCTTCGTCAGAAATGGCAACATCCAAAGCATCGAAAGAATATTTTAATCTATTGTAACGCAATTCTAGATGCGTAATTGCATCGTTCTGATACAACTTCCAACAGGCTTGATTGATGGGAATGTATTTTTCTGCAAAATCCCGACTATCAATTTCTGGAAATCTACTCTTAAAAATTCGATGAAAAGCCAATTCAGAATTTCTATCAAAATCCCAAAGAGTGTGGTCTAAATCGAAAAAAACGTCAGTTATATTGGTGGTCATTATATTTATTTATTTTTATAAAATATCTGTATCCGCAAAACTAAAATAACCGTTTTCGGTAATAATTACGTGATCCAAAACAGAAATATCTAGTGTTTGTCCAGCAGCTTTGAGTTTTTGAGTCAATTTTTTGTCTGGTTCACTTGGGTTCAAATTCCCCGAAGGATGATTGTGACACAAGATGATTGCTGTTGCTCCCAATTCCAAAGCAACTTTAAAAACCAATCGAGTATCGGCTACCGTTCCTGTAATCCCTCCTTTGCCTTGCTGCGATTTCGAAAGTACTTTATTGGAATTATTCAAATACAAAACCCAAAATTCTTCATGAGGCAGTTCTCCAATAATGGGCTGCATCAATTCGAAAATCATTTTACTGGACGTTATCTTCTTCAATTCAACAGCCTCTTCTGCTCGTCTTCGCCTTCCCAATTCCATTGCCGCAATAATCGAAATCGCTTTGGCCTCACCTATTCCTTTGAAATTCATCAATTGCTGAATAGTTAATTTTCCTAAGGCATTTAAATTATTGTCCACACTCGCCAAAATTCTTTTGCTTAAATCTACCGCCGATTCGTTTCTATTTCCAGAACCAATCAAAATCGCAATTAATTCGGCATCGCTCAAAGCACTTCTGCCTTTTAGCATCAGCTTTTCACGAGGTTTATCGTCTTCTGACCAATTGGTTATGGGAAAATTAGTTTGTTCCAAATTTTGTCTTCATTTTAATTACTTATACTACAAAAGTAAAATTAGCGTTATTTGATTAAAGATAAAAATATGAAGCACTTTTATTTATTTCTAATCCTAATTTCGTTCCTTACTACTAAATCAAAAGGACAAATACAAACAACAACAAAACCCTTTTCCGCCAAATTATCCGATGCTGCTATTGCCATCATTAACCCTAATATAATATATGACCCATCTTATTTTTCGATACCCTATCCTAACGGAGATATTCTTAAAAACAAAGGCGTTTGCACCGATGTAATTATTAGGGCTTATCGAAAACTTGGAATTGATTTGCAAAAAGAAGTTCACGAAGATATGAAATCACATTTTTCAGAATATCCCAATTTAAAAAAATGGGGTATGAGCAAAACTGATTCGAATATTGACCACAGAAGAGTTCCTAATCTTGAAGTTTACTTAAAAAGAAAAGGAACAAAATTACCTGTTTCAAAAAACGCAAATGATTATAAAACTGGAGAAATCGTTACTTGGATGATTAATGGAAAGCTTCCTCATATCGGCATCATAACTAACCGAAAATCTGCTGATGGCAAGCGAAATCTTATTGTACACAATGTAGGAAACGGACAGGTTTTAGAAGATTGTTTGTTTAGTTATGTAATTGTGGGACATTTTAAATATGTGAAATAAAATATTTCATTTTTTTTCTCATACAAACACTACGTTCCAAACCAATGTAAGGTTCATAATTATCAACAATAGAATACCCTACTTTTTGATATAAAGCGATAGCTTCTACTTACTTGTATAAAGTTTCTAAAATGGAATAGGAATATCCTTTTTGAGATGCCAAAAACTCTAATTCATATAATACTTTTTGAGCAATCCCCTTCTCTCTAGCTTCTGGCAAAACAAACATACGTTTAATTTCTATAGTGTTTTTATCGTATTCCTTGAAACAACCACAGGCAGCAACATTTTTATTGAAATAAATCAGAACCACATTGGAATTAAATTCTATCACATTATTTCCCCAGTAATTGGTTTTCAATTCCGGATATCTATCCCATAAATAGGCATCAAAGGCAGTATATAATTTTATAAAATCTTTATTCTCGCTAGTCGTTTTAATAATTCCTATACTATCACTCATAGAATCGCTGTTATTCAATCAATCCTTTTACCTCATCAAAATTCAATCCGCCATAATTCCCTGAACTCATCAATAACAAAGCTGAATTCTCTAGATTTTGACTGAATAAAAATGTTTTAAATTCTGCAGGATTGGTATAAATAATCAAATCTTCTCTGTTGAATGATTGAGCAATTTGCTCATAAGTCACTTCTTCCAATTGCTTGATTTTTACCGCATCCGGCGAATAGAAAACTACGGCAACATCGGCATATTCTAATGCCCCTTCATATTCTTTCAAGAATTCGGCATTCAAACTACTGTAAGTGTGCAATTCCAAGCAAGCTACTAAAGTTCGGTTTGGATATTGTTCTTTCACTGCTTTTGTCGTTGCCGCTACTTTGCTTGGTGAATGCGCAAAATCTTTGTAAGCCACTTTTCCTTTTCCTTCTGCAATTTTTTCCAAACGTTTAGAAGCTCCTTTGAAACTCGCAATGGCCTCGTAGAAATCAGCTTCGTCAACGCCCATATTCTGACAAATCCATTTGGCTCCAGCTAAATTATTCAGGTTATGTGCACCAAAAACTTCGATAGGCATTGCTCCTTCTGGAGTTTCTAATAAAGTAACCCCATCTTTCACTTCATATTTTGGCGTAGTGTAAGGAATTTTTCGGATTGGATTTGTCGCTGCTTCTGCCACACGCTTTACTTCTGAATCTTCTTCATTGTAAACTAAAATTCCACCATTGGTAATTTTAGCAATGAAAGTTTCG from Flavobacterium eburneipallidum includes these protein-coding regions:
- a CDS encoding UDP-N-acetylmuramate--L-alanine ligase, with protein sequence MRTHFIAIGGSAMHNLALALHNKGYQVTGSDDAIFEPSKTRLEKKGILPAEMGWFPEKITQDIEAVILGMHAKADNPELLKAQELGLKIYSYPEFLYEQSKNKTRVVIGGSHGKTTITSMILHVMHYHNIEVDYMVGAQLEGFDTMVHLTEKNDFIVLEGDEYLSSPIDRRPKFHLYQPNIALISGIAWDHINVFPTYDFYVEQFETFIAKITNGGILVYNEEDSEVKRVAEAATNPIRKIPYTTPKYEVKDGVTLLETPEGAMPIEVFGAHNLNNLAGAKWICQNMGVDEADFYEAIASFKGASKRLEKIAEGKGKVAYKDFAHSPSKVAATTKAVKEQYPNRTLVACLELHTYSSLNAEFLKEYEGALEYADVAVVFYSPDAVKIKQLEEVTYEQIAQSFNREDLIIYTNPAEFKTFLFSQNLENSALLLMSSGNYGGLNFDEVKGLIE
- a CDS encoding YjjG family noncanonical pyrimidine nucleotidase; translated protein: MTTNITDVFFDLDHTLWDFDRNSELAFHRIFKSRFPEIDSRDFAEKYIPINQACWKLYQNDAITHLELRYNRLKYSFDALDVAISDEDIHQIANDYIEFLTDNNHLFDGAIEVLEYLKPKYKLHIITNGFAHVQDKKINNAALSGYFNTITNSDLAGVKKPNSGIFDYAINWAQASKENCIMIGDCLDADVNGALNAGLDAIFFNDKKIKAPESIKQINHLLELKKYL
- a CDS encoding GNAT family N-acetyltransferase; translated protein: MSDSIGIIKTTSENKDFIKLYTAFDAYLWDRYPELKTNYWGNNVIEFNSNVVLIYFNKNVAACGCFKEYDKNTIEIKRMFVLPEAREKGIAQKVLYELEFLASQKGYSYSILETLYK
- a CDS encoding DUF1287 domain-containing protein, giving the protein MKHFYLFLILISFLTTKSKGQIQTTTKPFSAKLSDAAIAIINPNIIYDPSYFSIPYPNGDILKNKGVCTDVIIRAYRKLGIDLQKEVHEDMKSHFSEYPNLKKWGMSKTDSNIDHRRVPNLEVYLKRKGTKLPVSKNANDYKTGEIVTWMINGKLPHIGIITNRKSADGKRNLIVHNVGNGQVLEDCLFSYVIVGHFKYVK
- the radC gene encoding RadC family protein — protein: MEQTNFPITNWSEDDKPREKLMLKGRSALSDAELIAILIGSGNRNESAVDLSKRILASVDNNLNALGKLTIQQLMNFKGIGEAKAISIIAAMELGRRRRAEEAVELKKITSSKMIFELMQPIIGELPHEEFWVLYLNNSNKVLSKSQQGKGGITGTVADTRLVFKVALELGATAIILCHNHPSGNLNPSEPDKKLTQKLKAAGQTLDISVLDHVIITENGYFSFADTDIL